One region of Solidesulfovibrio fructosivorans JJ] genomic DNA includes:
- a CDS encoding universal stress protein, whose amino-acid sequence MEHILVCMTPRHGAFGALGRAVALARRIPAKVSVLFVTAPPEGQATPPLAEVEARRQLRLLVERARSEGVAIEWFVAEGIFEDEVIRFAKDRKVTLLVAETADAEGRQSERETQSLRQIMHRVSCRVELVSPRKDATAMQPKGKAT is encoded by the coding sequence TGGGGCCTTTGGAGCGCTGGGGCGGGCCGTGGCCCTGGCCCGGCGCATCCCGGCCAAGGTGTCCGTGCTTTTCGTCACGGCTCCGCCCGAGGGACAGGCAACCCCGCCGCTGGCCGAGGTGGAGGCCCGGCGGCAGTTGCGCCTGCTCGTCGAACGGGCCCGGTCCGAGGGCGTCGCCATAGAGTGGTTCGTGGCCGAGGGGATATTCGAGGATGAGGTGATCCGATTCGCCAAGGACCGCAAGGTCACGCTGTTGGTGGCGGAAACCGCCGACGCGGAGGGGAGGCAGTCGGAGCGGGAAACACAGTCCCTGCGCCAGATCATGCACCGGGTCTCATGCCGGGTGGAGCTCGTCAGCCCGCGCAAGGACGCAACGGCAATGCAACCAAAAGGAAAGGCGACATGA